From the Oleiphilus messinensis genome, one window contains:
- a CDS encoding protein kinase domain-containing protein — MPLSANQNDPLLGRKVNNAYEIVKPLASGGMSVVYLANQLSLNRNVVLKVLRPSLNDEDFINLFLREARIISQLNHPNVVGVFDFGKTPEDGIVYLAMEYLEGEDLEVIVKQKGGIALAQIMWVIEQLCNGVHAAHKLNIVHRDLKPNNVMVSRLAGDTTAIKILDFGISKPLSEEDLKHTRLGMIMGTAGYLAPEQIEGRLDIDTRADIYALGAIIYFMATGKKPYSGASREIIMGRQISEPPPKLDPMSVKDTDVLVLQQVINKAMAKDRDDRYASVKDLWADVLNHAQQYQKVVVNQTAHTESQNLETVVLDRDQQCQYRFVFNSEIEADKSVQDVRQALQDAMNFSDKQLNALFTGKRVIVRKNLALQSAQRIERQFKRCGALGKIEEMEEATRVKPGGRKANEGPDVTKNSLPTAELLQPISAAEVTRVQELVRAEDVNTPEERLNPEDVLSVTQRPTHIRPRKKRLPWLGWAVTALLLLGPVLYYSPVNRYEIMDLWMVHVNKFQSPRGVESDRIRLAMSAPFRGSAREIGRSMRIGIESYIEYVNENGGVNGRLIELMAANDNYEPEKAQENIEVFIHPDAGAFALLGAVGTPTTKSILPITLKNRMIVFGSFSGASFLRKSPPDRYVFNYRASYFEETAAIVQHYTKIKNIDPNKIAVFYQNDSYGQDGLQGVIQALNRAGVAPETVIKAAYERNSSNIFDAAELFTSRIEEIEALIIIGTYSASAEFTVHMRQNGFSGEIANVSFVGSRALAEKLLEYGPEFTDKILVTQVVPHYDSYATGMLLYRESLKKYFPNEETDFISAEGFIAARIFIEALNSVGRYFDVEDVANRLESISSHDIGIGTDIGFSPSNHQASDRVWGTVLNRKGQFEEIDLNAP; from the coding sequence ATGCCATTATCTGCAAATCAAAATGACCCACTACTGGGACGAAAAGTAAACAACGCATATGAAATTGTGAAACCGTTGGCAAGTGGCGGCATGAGTGTTGTTTATTTAGCTAATCAGCTAAGTCTTAATCGTAATGTTGTTTTAAAAGTGTTACGACCGAGCCTGAACGACGAAGACTTTATTAATCTGTTTCTCCGGGAAGCCAGAATTATAAGCCAATTGAATCATCCGAATGTGGTAGGTGTTTTTGATTTTGGCAAAACCCCTGAAGACGGCATTGTCTATCTGGCAATGGAATATCTCGAAGGTGAGGATCTCGAGGTCATTGTGAAGCAGAAAGGCGGGATCGCTCTGGCGCAAATAATGTGGGTGATCGAGCAGTTGTGCAATGGCGTACACGCTGCCCATAAGTTAAACATTGTGCACCGAGACCTTAAGCCCAACAACGTAATGGTATCGCGCCTGGCGGGCGATACTACCGCGATTAAAATACTGGATTTCGGAATCAGTAAGCCGTTAAGCGAAGAGGATCTGAAACATACGCGCTTGGGCATGATCATGGGAACCGCTGGTTATCTGGCCCCGGAACAGATTGAAGGTCGGCTTGATATTGACACTCGCGCCGATATTTATGCGCTGGGTGCAATCATTTATTTCATGGCCACAGGGAAAAAACCCTATTCGGGTGCAAGTCGTGAAATTATTATGGGTCGACAAATATCGGAGCCGCCTCCAAAACTGGATCCGATGAGCGTAAAGGATACGGATGTTCTCGTGTTACAACAGGTTATCAATAAAGCGATGGCTAAGGATCGGGATGATCGCTATGCCTCTGTCAAAGATCTATGGGCCGATGTTTTAAACCACGCTCAGCAGTATCAAAAAGTTGTTGTAAATCAGACTGCTCATACCGAATCACAGAATCTGGAAACTGTGGTGCTTGATCGAGACCAGCAATGTCAGTACCGGTTTGTATTCAATTCCGAAATTGAGGCAGACAAATCGGTTCAAGATGTTCGCCAGGCATTACAGGATGCCATGAATTTCAGTGATAAACAGCTCAATGCCTTGTTTACAGGTAAGCGAGTGATCGTCAGGAAAAATCTGGCGTTGCAGAGTGCTCAGCGTATTGAACGTCAATTCAAGAGATGCGGCGCGTTAGGCAAGATCGAAGAAATGGAAGAGGCGACCCGTGTCAAACCCGGAGGCCGTAAAGCGAACGAGGGTCCGGATGTAACGAAAAATTCGTTACCGACAGCTGAGCTGTTACAACCCATCAGCGCAGCTGAAGTTACCCGGGTTCAAGAGCTTGTAAGAGCCGAGGATGTGAATACCCCTGAGGAGCGTCTGAACCCAGAAGATGTGCTTTCCGTAACACAGAGGCCAACCCATATTCGTCCAAGGAAAAAACGTTTGCCTTGGTTGGGATGGGCGGTAACGGCATTGCTTTTGCTCGGGCCTGTATTGTATTACTCGCCTGTTAACCGCTACGAAATCATGGATTTATGGATGGTTCATGTTAATAAGTTTCAATCACCGAGAGGGGTCGAGTCAGATCGAATCCGGTTGGCGATGAGTGCCCCTTTCCGGGGAAGCGCACGAGAAATCGGGCGGTCCATGCGTATTGGCATCGAATCGTATATCGAATACGTGAATGAAAATGGTGGGGTGAATGGTCGATTAATCGAGTTGATGGCGGCCAATGACAATTACGAGCCCGAAAAGGCCCAGGAAAATATCGAGGTATTCATCCATCCTGATGCGGGTGCATTTGCATTGTTGGGTGCTGTTGGCACGCCGACAACAAAATCGATTCTTCCAATCACGTTAAAAAATCGGATGATTGTTTTTGGCTCTTTCTCTGGTGCTTCATTCCTGAGGAAAAGTCCGCCTGACCGATATGTCTTTAATTATCGGGCGAGCTACTTCGAAGAAACCGCTGCAATAGTTCAGCACTACACTAAGATCAAGAACATTGATCCAAATAAAATAGCCGTTTTTTATCAGAATGATTCCTATGGTCAGGACGGATTGCAAGGTGTAATTCAGGCCCTCAACAGGGCTGGTGTTGCCCCGGAAACTGTGATCAAAGCCGCTTACGAGCGTAATTCTTCCAATATTTTCGATGCAGCAGAATTGTTTACGAGCAGGATAGAAGAAATCGAAGCACTAATCATTATCGGAACCTATTCTGCAAGTGCAGAATTCACTGTGCATATGAGACAAAACGGGTTTTCCGGTGAAATTGCAAATGTCTCTTTTGTTGGATCCAGAGCGCTTGCCGAAAAGTTATTAGAGTACGGGCCGGAATTCACAGACAAGATTCTGGTTACTCAGGTTGTCCCGCATTATGACTCTTATGCCACGGGGATGTTGCTCTATCGGGAGTCTTTGAAAAAATACTTCCCGAATGAAGAGACCGATTTTATTTCTGCTGAGGGATTTATCGCCGCACGAATTTTTATCGAAGCGCTGAATTCTGTAGGGCGATACTTTGATGTGGAAGACGTCGCAAATCGACTCGAATCGATTTCAAGCCATGATATTGGAATTGGCACAGACATCGGCTTCAGCCCCTCAAACCATCAAGCCAGCGATAGAGTATGGGGGACTGTTTTAAACCGGAAAGGGCAATTTGAAGAGATCGATCTTAATGCCCCTTGA
- a CDS encoding DUF6160 family protein, translating to MNGLKKSTGILAALLVAEPVYSDLKTLDDSSLGTITGQSGISIELSANVDIGEIAYQDEAFLLIENLSLGGIGNTALDNILLTIDVAGNNETLTRGFSTLAEYAKQGLIDSSNPDVAAALATYDQGSLTGDNFNDGDLVIHLEGAANGVNSSNSSDQNIEAFTRAVDFGLTIDQVSLTDSAYQIGSGPASGTSMFSDLAIEGYLGPTDLIIRNGGTGTSTIANGSMTVSDTRLELDSHFEVTDLDVNWDVADVLLIFNFAALKLQDVKIHNRRGEDTTGHFGMASISAKVGEGSSTSNNVAGLALYDIDLRMDIDMPHVQFGSSPSIGEVYMTDFVVTADLVVYGH from the coding sequence ATGAACGGCCTGAAAAAAAGTACGGGGATCTTAGCGGCATTGCTTGTTGCCGAACCAGTATACTCAGATCTCAAAACCCTCGACGACTCTTCACTTGGCACTATCACTGGGCAAAGTGGCATTTCAATCGAACTCTCGGCAAATGTTGACATTGGTGAGATTGCCTACCAGGACGAAGCCTTTCTGCTGATCGAGAATCTCAGCCTCGGCGGTATTGGTAATACAGCTCTAGACAACATATTGTTGACCATTGATGTCGCAGGGAACAACGAAACCCTGACACGGGGTTTCTCCACCCTGGCTGAATATGCGAAACAAGGCCTCATTGATTCCAGCAACCCGGATGTCGCTGCTGCTCTGGCGACCTACGACCAAGGCAGTTTGACCGGAGACAACTTCAATGATGGTGACTTGGTCATCCACCTGGAAGGCGCTGCCAACGGCGTGAATAGCAGCAACAGCTCCGATCAAAATATCGAGGCATTTACCCGTGCTGTCGATTTTGGCCTGACGATTGATCAGGTTTCCCTGACCGATAGTGCTTACCAAATCGGTAGCGGCCCCGCATCCGGCACCTCGATGTTTTCCGACTTGGCGATTGAAGGTTACCTTGGGCCCACAGACTTGATTATTCGCAACGGCGGCACAGGCACAAGCACCATAGCCAACGGCAGTATGACTGTTTCCGACACCCGCCTCGAACTCGACTCACACTTCGAGGTTACTGACCTGGATGTGAACTGGGATGTTGCCGATGTACTTCTGATATTCAACTTCGCTGCATTGAAACTCCAGGATGTTAAAATCCATAACCGACGAGGGGAAGACACCACAGGTCACTTTGGTATGGCAAGCATTAGTGCAAAAGTGGGAGAAGGAAGCAGCACATCAAACAATGTAGCCGGCCTCGCGCTGTATGATATCGACTTGAGAATGGATATCGACATGCCTCATGTCCAGTTTGGCTCCAGCCCCAGCATTGGTGAAGTCTATATGACAGACTTTGTCGTCACTGCTGACTTGGTCGTATACGGCCATTAA
- a CDS encoding Hsp70 family protein has protein sequence MTTETTQHEDVTENGNVVEGSDRPFRYSVGIDLGTTHCVISYVDLDDEADEITTHVLPIPQMTSPGSVESKDQLPSFLYIPHESELSEDDMALPWDAQPNRIAGALARELGAKTPMRLVSSAKSWLCHSSVDCRAPFLPLNSPEEIEKVSPLQASYAYLDHLQNAWNNAFSEYPLIDQEVVITVPASFDPAARELTAEAARKIGFNNMTLLEEPLAAVYNWLNMTGGGWRDQVNVGDIVLVVDIGGGTTDLSLVAVSEDDGNLVLNRIAIGDHILLGGDNMDLALAYRVKAKLAQEGKSLQPWQVQAIVHGCRTAKETLLSDPEVESMPIVVPSRGSKLLGSTLRTELTQDEVQETLVEGFFPQVTVDTQPMQSARGALTQMGLPYAQDPGMSRHLAAFLTRQHAAANELLGHDEEEFIKPTAVLFNGGVLKAPVLADRVMSILNSWLSAAGRDEATLLQGSDLDLAVANGASYYGHVKQGQGVRIKGGIASAYYVGIESAMPAIPGMEPPLEALCVAPFGMEEGTETDVPSQEFGLVVGEPVRFRFFGSRVRREDVAGTHLDFWEPEELQELPEIQATLPVEGRVAGQVVPVRLASRVTEVGTLCLEAIPSDGNERWQVEFDVRDKKPDLEELVSEESELDEESFETEE, from the coding sequence ATGACTACGGAAACAACCCAACACGAAGACGTTACAGAAAACGGGAATGTGGTAGAAGGCAGTGACCGCCCTTTCAGGTACTCAGTCGGCATCGATCTTGGTACGACACACTGTGTGATATCGTACGTTGATCTGGATGATGAGGCAGACGAGATTACAACCCACGTTCTACCCATTCCGCAAATGACATCACCCGGTAGCGTCGAATCGAAAGATCAATTACCGTCATTTTTGTATATCCCTCATGAGTCTGAACTGTCCGAAGATGACATGGCTTTGCCGTGGGATGCGCAGCCAAATCGCATCGCGGGTGCTCTGGCGCGGGAGTTAGGTGCGAAAACACCAATGCGTCTTGTTTCATCAGCCAAGAGCTGGCTGTGTCATAGCAGCGTTGACTGCAGAGCCCCTTTCCTGCCCTTGAATAGCCCTGAGGAGATCGAAAAGGTATCTCCTTTACAAGCATCCTATGCTTACCTGGATCACCTCCAGAATGCCTGGAATAATGCATTCTCTGAGTATCCTCTAATCGATCAGGAAGTGGTCATTACTGTCCCGGCCTCATTTGATCCAGCCGCTCGAGAGTTGACCGCAGAAGCAGCCAGAAAAATTGGCTTTAATAACATGACATTGCTCGAGGAACCACTCGCAGCGGTGTATAACTGGCTCAATATGACCGGCGGTGGCTGGCGAGATCAAGTGAATGTTGGTGATATTGTTCTTGTAGTGGATATCGGTGGCGGCACCACTGATTTATCCCTTGTAGCGGTCTCTGAGGACGATGGCAATCTGGTTCTCAACCGTATCGCGATCGGTGATCATATCCTGCTTGGCGGAGATAACATGGATCTCGCGCTCGCTTACCGGGTCAAAGCAAAACTCGCTCAGGAAGGAAAATCACTGCAACCCTGGCAGGTACAGGCGATAGTACATGGTTGCCGAACTGCGAAAGAAACACTTTTGAGCGATCCGGAAGTGGAGTCGATGCCAATTGTAGTACCCAGTCGTGGCTCAAAGCTATTAGGATCAACACTCCGCACAGAATTAACCCAGGACGAAGTCCAGGAAACATTGGTAGAGGGTTTCTTCCCGCAAGTTACCGTAGATACCCAGCCCATGCAGTCAGCGCGGGGCGCACTTACGCAAATGGGCCTACCCTACGCTCAAGATCCGGGCATGTCCCGCCATCTCGCTGCATTCCTGACCCGTCAGCATGCTGCTGCCAATGAACTGCTCGGCCATGATGAAGAGGAATTCATCAAGCCAACAGCGGTATTGTTCAACGGGGGGGTATTAAAAGCCCCGGTACTCGCAGACCGCGTGATGTCTATTCTAAATTCCTGGTTGAGTGCTGCAGGTCGTGATGAAGCAACGCTCTTACAGGGTTCCGACCTTGATTTAGCGGTAGCAAATGGTGCCTCTTACTATGGCCACGTTAAACAAGGTCAGGGTGTCAGGATCAAGGGTGGTATTGCAAGCGCCTACTATGTAGGAATAGAAAGTGCGATGCCAGCGATTCCGGGAATGGAGCCACCGCTGGAAGCGCTTTGTGTGGCACCATTTGGTATGGAAGAAGGCACCGAAACCGATGTGCCAAGCCAGGAGTTCGGATTGGTTGTGGGTGAACCGGTACGCTTTCGCTTTTTTGGTTCTCGCGTGCGACGGGAAGATGTGGCAGGAACCCACCTCGATTTTTGGGAGCCCGAAGAGCTACAAGAGCTTCCTGAAATTCAGGCCACATTGCCAGTAGAAGGTCGGGTCGCAGGGCAAGTGGTGCCTGTAAGGCTCGCCTCTCGTGTCACTGAAGTGGGCACGCTCTGTCTCGAAGCGATTCCAAGCGATGGCAATGAGCGCTGGCAAGTCGAATTTGATGTAAGGGATAAGAAACCGGATCTTGAGGAGCTGGTTTCCGAAGAATCTGAATTGGACGAAGAATCGTTTGAAACAGAAGAATAA
- a CDS encoding SMP-30/gluconolactonase/LRE family protein, which produces MRIFLVSIISIVSLLTLAVFIQDPETNNVNAWQPPVLDPNFAKTANNALGQTHRIPLDSHAPEDVAVDPHGNIFTGTADGAIYRINPDNRIHKLTDTGGRPLGMKFYPAGSDKEQNLVVADAAKGLLEISPEGEIKTLTSDFQGIPYGLIDDLDISTSGDIYFTDASKTYPLESYIKDIISHGDNGAFYVYRNSTKQVELLADGLFFANGVALSPDETYVLVVETSKYRVLRYWLEGPQKGQIEVFVDNLPGAPDGIMGNGQNQYWLSLAAPRKHLLDAILPWPKVRSLMLALPTAMLPGPDPVAWVLKFNQSGEIVANLNDPDGRAFHAITNVIEYKDQLIFGSLAEDAVGVFKLNMP; this is translated from the coding sequence TTGCGCATATTTCTAGTCTCGATCATTTCCATTGTCAGCTTGCTCACACTGGCCGTTTTCATTCAGGATCCTGAAACCAATAACGTCAATGCCTGGCAACCTCCTGTACTCGACCCGAATTTCGCAAAAACAGCCAATAATGCGCTCGGTCAAACCCATCGAATCCCGTTGGATAGCCACGCCCCTGAAGACGTTGCAGTAGACCCGCACGGAAATATCTTTACCGGTACAGCGGATGGAGCTATCTATCGGATTAACCCGGATAACAGGATTCATAAATTGACCGATACGGGTGGACGCCCTCTCGGCATGAAATTTTACCCCGCGGGTTCAGACAAAGAGCAGAATCTCGTGGTAGCCGATGCCGCGAAAGGTCTTTTGGAAATCAGTCCAGAGGGTGAAATTAAAACGCTCACGTCCGATTTTCAAGGTATCCCTTACGGATTGATTGATGACCTCGACATTAGTACCTCTGGCGATATCTATTTTACCGATGCAAGTAAAACATACCCGCTAGAGTCCTATATCAAAGATATTATTTCTCACGGTGACAATGGTGCGTTCTACGTCTATCGGAACAGTACGAAACAAGTTGAATTATTGGCTGATGGGTTATTCTTCGCGAATGGCGTGGCCCTAAGCCCTGACGAAACCTACGTTCTCGTCGTTGAAACCAGTAAATACCGAGTCCTTCGATACTGGCTTGAGGGGCCCCAAAAAGGCCAGATTGAAGTATTCGTAGACAACCTTCCCGGAGCACCTGATGGCATTATGGGGAATGGTCAGAATCAATATTGGTTATCCCTGGCCGCCCCTCGCAAACACTTGCTCGACGCAATCTTGCCCTGGCCTAAAGTCAGGTCACTCATGTTAGCCCTGCCGACGGCTATGTTGCCCGGACCTGACCCCGTGGCATGGGTGCTAAAATTCAATCAGAGCGGTGAAATTGTTGCGAATCTGAATGACCCTGATGGCAGAGCCTTCCATGCCATTACCAATGTAATCGAGTACAAAGATCAACTTATCTTTGGTAGCCTGGCCGAGGACGCTGTAGGCGTTTTCAAACTCAACATGCCCTGA
- a CDS encoding DUF2760 domain-containing protein: MTFNFSTPPQSIDIVHLVLAVLALIFFILFLIKSGKKSAETTQNTDLETTETNTETAPPAPEAPKPEPTKPTLKDTTPESALQLLALLQQDARFVDFINEDLTGFSDSDVGAAARVVHEGAKKTLAEYFTFTPVKSEEEETRITIENGFKPTEVRLTGNVIGEPPFTGTLVHKGWKVTDVKLPKLSSGHDTSIIAQAEVEL; the protein is encoded by the coding sequence ATGACTTTTAATTTTTCCACTCCACCCCAAAGCATTGACATCGTACACCTGGTTCTTGCAGTGCTGGCATTGATCTTTTTTATCTTGTTTCTGATCAAATCAGGAAAAAAATCAGCTGAAACAACTCAAAATACAGACCTGGAAACCACCGAAACAAATACTGAAACAGCCCCCCCAGCTCCCGAAGCACCCAAGCCCGAACCAACCAAACCCACACTTAAAGATACAACACCGGAATCAGCCTTGCAGTTATTGGCCTTATTGCAACAAGACGCTCGTTTTGTTGATTTTATCAATGAAGATTTAACGGGCTTTTCGGATTCAGATGTCGGTGCCGCTGCGCGTGTGGTTCACGAAGGTGCGAAAAAAACGCTCGCTGAATATTTCACTTTTACACCGGTGAAATCCGAAGAAGAAGAAACCCGCATCACCATCGAGAATGGCTTCAAGCCTACCGAGGTGAGGCTCACAGGTAATGTTATTGGAGAGCCTCCATTTACAGGTACGCTGGTTCATAAAGGCTGGAAAGTTACAGACGTCAAGCTACCGAAGCTGTCTTCAGGTCACGATACCTCTATCATTGCCCAGGCAGAAGTAGAACTATAA
- a CDS encoding Crp/Fnr family transcriptional regulator has protein sequence MTGTKPIKNRLEDMAQILDKTSWANDFSWEQILKLCRYFDYHEIVGGTVVFEQGSTEREMGVLISGVLSVLRTEGGQEFKLVQLRPPQTFGEIALIDGQPRSAKAVAVDDVVYLAIRKAQLDKLVNDHPLIAYKLMWKISLLLSQRLRQTSSKLVEYLDQ, from the coding sequence TTGACAGGTACAAAGCCGATAAAAAACCGCTTGGAGGACATGGCTCAGATACTCGACAAAACGAGTTGGGCAAATGATTTTTCCTGGGAGCAGATATTGAAATTGTGCCGTTATTTCGATTATCACGAGATAGTAGGCGGTACCGTTGTTTTCGAGCAAGGCAGCACCGAGCGAGAGATGGGGGTATTAATCTCAGGGGTACTGAGTGTGCTTAGGACGGAGGGAGGCCAGGAATTCAAGCTTGTCCAGTTGCGACCACCGCAGACCTTTGGCGAAATTGCGCTTATCGATGGCCAACCCCGCTCGGCGAAGGCTGTTGCCGTTGATGATGTGGTTTATCTTGCAATTCGTAAAGCCCAACTCGATAAACTCGTAAATGATCATCCACTCATTGCGTATAAATTGATGTGGAAGATATCGCTTTTGTTAAGCCAGAGACTGCGTCAAACCAGTAGTAAGTTGGTAGAATATCTTGATCAATAA
- a CDS encoding Hsp70 family protein — MTHANSEAKFIVGIDLGTTHSVVCYLDKQHRLDHREINVFEIHQLVAAGEVGRRPLLPSFRYHPIDNELSEADIALPWDAQLPGDLHQVVIGSWARELGAKMDGRLVSSAKSWLSHPGINPENPLLPWGESEGVGKVSPVVASASYLFHIRQSWNHDHPDAPLEDQEIIVTIPASFDELARSLTLKAANLAGLREVLLLEEPQAVCYDWYGRHSDSAATILEKSQSVLICDIGGGTTDLSLIKVSHDTDAGMQLDRVGVGDHLMLGGDNIDLALARISEQRLAGSKKLNSGQLAQLIQQTRKVKELLLKDGAPESAKVTVLGSGSKLLGGTKSCDLLRSEVVDIAINGFLPKVDIQDRPMRRKSAVVEFGLPYAADPAITKHLAEFIQRHSTEIPDTLLLNGGVFNSPAIVAKIKGQLDDWLGKSSLLLNNARPDLAVAFGAVSYGLARSGAQLKIGGGSARSYFLLIETGSEQSEGVCILPKSTNEETEIRLVDRKFELRLGQPVRFNLMTTSSDQAFNPGEISALGAEFNSLPPLYSVLSGNAEDSQSCTVELAATLTEVGTLKLECVDSADDAHRWLVEFTVRQPGSDTHSPAQSQELDSNAPPSIKLPPRFNEIIEQVDLVYGETKKGVDPKAIKRLRADIEKAIGSRDTWDTALSRALADVMLNGIGNRTRTMAHERVWLNLTGYTMRPGFGAPLDDWRISQVWPLFSPQPVHNKENQSWSEWWIFWRRISGGLNQEQQQEIYNTIRRYIDPKSLQSRKTMAEVKLKSYEDMVRLAASLEHLPVASKSELGNWLVKRLQKKSETLTSWWALGRVGSRIPFHGYLDNVVHKDDITPWLETTLKADWKQCQPAAFAAVMMARLCGDRDRDIDDNLRNRIIAQLTSSKCPKEWVGFMEEVTELSEADTKKVFGESLPAGLKLIE, encoded by the coding sequence ATGACGCACGCAAATTCCGAAGCCAAATTCATCGTTGGGATCGACCTGGGCACGACACACAGCGTTGTCTGTTATCTGGACAAACAACATCGCCTTGATCACCGCGAAATCAATGTCTTTGAAATTCACCAACTGGTCGCCGCCGGTGAAGTAGGCAGACGCCCCCTGCTCCCCTCATTTCGCTACCATCCTATCGATAACGAATTGAGTGAAGCGGATATCGCACTGCCTTGGGATGCCCAATTACCCGGCGATCTGCACCAAGTCGTAATCGGCAGTTGGGCACGGGAACTCGGAGCCAAAATGGATGGACGCTTGGTCTCCAGCGCGAAAAGTTGGTTATCCCACCCCGGAATCAACCCCGAGAATCCGTTGCTGCCCTGGGGTGAAAGTGAAGGTGTTGGTAAGGTTTCCCCTGTTGTTGCCAGCGCCAGCTATCTATTCCATATTCGACAATCATGGAACCACGATCACCCTGATGCCCCGCTGGAAGACCAGGAAATCATCGTCACCATCCCTGCTTCATTTGATGAGCTTGCGCGCTCACTAACTCTCAAGGCCGCAAATTTAGCGGGGCTGCGTGAAGTACTCTTGCTCGAAGAACCACAGGCGGTTTGTTACGACTGGTACGGCAGGCATTCCGATTCTGCTGCGACCATACTCGAAAAGAGCCAATCAGTATTGATTTGTGATATCGGCGGTGGCACTACGGACTTGAGCCTGATCAAAGTGAGCCATGACACTGATGCGGGCATGCAACTGGATCGAGTGGGCGTGGGTGATCACTTAATGTTAGGGGGAGACAATATCGACCTTGCCCTGGCCAGAATCAGCGAACAACGGCTCGCAGGGAGCAAAAAGTTAAATTCAGGTCAACTTGCACAGCTGATACAACAGACACGTAAAGTGAAGGAGTTGCTCCTAAAAGATGGTGCGCCTGAATCAGCCAAAGTAACCGTTCTTGGCAGTGGCAGCAAATTGCTTGGCGGCACAAAATCCTGCGACTTGTTGCGCTCAGAAGTGGTGGATATCGCGATTAACGGTTTTCTGCCCAAAGTCGATATTCAGGATCGACCGATGAGACGCAAAAGTGCCGTCGTCGAGTTTGGTCTGCCTTATGCAGCCGACCCTGCTATCACAAAACATCTTGCAGAATTTATCCAGCGTCACAGCACCGAGATACCGGACACACTGCTACTTAACGGCGGCGTTTTTAACTCTCCCGCTATAGTCGCAAAGATTAAGGGTCAATTAGATGATTGGCTTGGCAAATCGTCTTTGCTGCTGAATAACGCCCGGCCAGACTTGGCCGTTGCCTTTGGTGCAGTATCTTACGGCCTGGCTCGATCAGGAGCACAATTAAAAATAGGTGGAGGCTCTGCGCGCAGTTACTTTCTGTTGATCGAAACCGGCAGTGAGCAATCCGAGGGCGTCTGCATCTTACCCAAGTCAACCAACGAAGAGACTGAAATCAGGCTGGTAGACCGGAAATTCGAACTCCGACTTGGCCAGCCCGTTCGGTTCAACCTTATGACGACCTCTTCCGATCAGGCGTTCAACCCCGGAGAGATTAGCGCGTTGGGCGCAGAGTTCAACTCACTTCCCCCCCTTTATTCTGTTTTGTCGGGTAACGCGGAAGATTCACAGTCTTGTACAGTGGAGCTGGCAGCAACCCTGACCGAGGTCGGCACCCTCAAACTTGAATGCGTGGACAGTGCGGATGACGCTCACCGGTGGCTCGTTGAGTTTACAGTCCGACAACCCGGTTCTGATACCCATTCTCCAGCACAGTCTCAGGAACTCGATTCGAATGCCCCTCCATCAATAAAACTGCCACCACGATTCAACGAAATTATCGAACAAGTTGACCTGGTATATGGAGAAACCAAAAAGGGGGTCGACCCGAAAGCGATTAAACGATTACGGGCCGATATCGAGAAAGCAATCGGTAGTCGTGATACATGGGATACGGCGCTTTCCCGTGCTTTGGCGGATGTCATGCTCAATGGTATAGGCAACAGAACAAGAACGATGGCCCATGAACGGGTTTGGTTGAATTTAACTGGATACACCATGCGTCCAGGTTTCGGTGCACCACTGGACGACTGGCGAATCAGTCAGGTTTGGCCACTCTTTTCACCGCAACCTGTACATAATAAAGAGAATCAATCCTGGAGTGAATGGTGGATTTTCTGGCGTCGTATTTCAGGTGGTTTAAACCAGGAACAGCAACAGGAAATCTATAACACAATACGACGTTACATCGATCCCAAATCGTTGCAAAGCCGCAAAACAATGGCTGAAGTAAAGCTTAAATCTTACGAAGACATGGTACGTCTGGCTGCGTCTTTGGAGCATTTACCAGTCGCTTCAAAATCAGAATTAGGGAATTGGTTAGTCAAGCGACTCCAGAAAAAAAGCGAAACCCTGACAAGTTGGTGGGCTCTGGGTCGGGTTGGATCACGCATTCCATTCCATGGCTACCTTGATAATGTAGTCCATAAAGATGACATAACCCCTTGGCTGGAAACAACACTGAAGGCAGACTGGAAACAATGCCAGCCTGCCGCTTTCGCTGCGGTCATGATGGCCCGCCTATGCGGTGATCGAGACAGGGATATAGACGATAATCTGAGAAACCGTATCATTGCTCAGCTAACCAGTAGCAAATGCCCGAAAGAATGGGTCGGGTTTATGGAAGAGGTCACTGAACTCAGCGAAGCCGACACCAAGAAAGTATTTGGCGAATCACTGCCTGCCGGTTTGAAATTAATAGAATAA
- a CDS encoding YebG family protein, translated as MALVTLYMSDRDPQKRTFTDKKEADAHDKKLELAENIQCFIENNLEELSETQCEKLAMLIAENKERFLTALKGKPEVLSETDAEPDDIDNGKESSAENVTKIAG; from the coding sequence ATGGCACTGGTAACCTTGTATATGAGCGATAGAGACCCCCAGAAGCGGACTTTCACAGATAAGAAAGAAGCCGATGCGCACGATAAAAAACTTGAATTGGCTGAAAACATACAGTGTTTTATCGAGAACAATTTAGAGGAACTCAGCGAAACACAGTGTGAGAAGCTCGCAATGTTGATCGCTGAAAACAAAGAGCGTTTCCTGACAGCATTGAAGGGCAAACCTGAGGTTTTAAGTGAAACAGATGCTGAGCCTGATGATATAGACAATGGCAAAGAGAGCAGCGCTGAAAACGTCACAAAAATCGCAGGATAA